A genomic window from Streptomyces sp. 846.5 includes:
- the dnaB gene encoding replicative DNA helicase produces the protein MPYDDHDEVPPPDEEWPPPPSQSPGDRQPFKVFQGKGGSGGNQADRSSYDNAGSKGDSRGDSAAYERVPPQDLAAEQSVLGGMLLSKDAIADVVEVLKPVDYYRPAHELIHSAILDLYARGEPADPITVASELVKRGEITRVGGPSYLHTLVNSVPTAANAEYYAEIVHERAVLRRLVEAGTRIAQMGYAAEGDVDEIVNAAQAEIYAVTEQRTNEDYAPLGEIMEGALDEIESIGSRSGQMSGVPTGFADLDSLTNGLHPGQMIVVAARPAMGKSTLALDFARSCSVKHKIPSVFFSLEMGRNEIAMRLLSAEARVALHHMRSGNMTDEDWTRLARRMPELNDSPLFIDDSPNLSMMEIRAKCRRLKQRNDLRLVVIDYLQLMQNGGSRRPESRQQEVSEMSRNLKLLAKELELPVIALSQLNRGPEQRTDKRPMVSDLRESGSIEQDADMVILLHREDAYEKESPRAGEADLIVAKHRNGPTATITVAFQGHYSRFVDMAQS, from the coding sequence GTGCCGTACGACGACCACGACGAGGTCCCGCCACCGGACGAGGAGTGGCCACCGCCGCCGAGCCAGAGCCCGGGCGACCGGCAGCCCTTCAAGGTCTTCCAGGGGAAGGGCGGCTCCGGCGGCAACCAGGCGGACCGTTCGTCCTACGACAACGCCGGCAGCAAGGGCGACTCGCGCGGCGACTCAGCCGCCTACGAGCGGGTGCCCCCGCAGGACCTGGCGGCCGAGCAGTCGGTGCTGGGCGGCATGCTGCTGTCCAAGGACGCGATCGCCGACGTCGTCGAGGTGCTGAAGCCGGTCGACTACTACCGCCCCGCGCACGAGCTGATCCACAGCGCCATCCTCGACCTCTACGCACGCGGCGAACCGGCCGACCCGATCACCGTCGCCAGCGAACTGGTCAAGCGCGGCGAGATCACCCGCGTCGGCGGCCCCTCCTATCTGCACACCCTGGTCAACTCGGTCCCCACCGCCGCCAACGCCGAGTACTACGCCGAGATCGTCCACGAGCGCGCGGTGCTGCGCCGCCTGGTCGAGGCCGGCACCCGCATCGCGCAGATGGGCTACGCCGCCGAGGGCGACGTCGACGAGATCGTCAACGCCGCCCAGGCCGAGATCTACGCCGTCACCGAGCAGCGCACCAACGAGGACTACGCCCCCCTCGGCGAGATCATGGAGGGTGCCCTCGACGAGATCGAGTCCATCGGCTCCCGCAGCGGCCAGATGTCCGGCGTCCCTACCGGCTTCGCCGACCTCGACTCGCTCACCAACGGGCTGCACCCGGGCCAGATGATCGTCGTGGCGGCGAGGCCCGCGATGGGAAAAAGCACGCTTGCGCTCGATTTTGCCCGTTCCTGTTCGGTGAAACACAAGATTCCGAGCGTCTTCTTCTCGCTGGAAATGGGGCGCAACGAGATCGCGATGCGTCTGCTCTCGGCGGAGGCCCGGGTCGCGCTGCACCATATGCGGTCGGGGAACATGACCGACGAGGACTGGACCCGACTGGCGCGGCGGATGCCGGAGTTGAACGATTCTCCGCTCTTCATCGACGACTCCCCCAACCTGTCGATGATGGAGATCCGGGCCAAGTGCCGGCGGCTGAAGCAGCGCAACGACCTGCGGCTGGTGGTGATCGACTACCTCCAGCTGATGCAGAACGGCGGCTCACGGCGGCCCGAGAGCCGGCAGCAGGAGGTCTCCGAGATGTCGCGAAACCTCAAGCTGCTCGCCAAGGAGCTGGAACTCCCGGTGATCGCGCTGTCGCAGCTGAACCGTGGCCCCGAACAGCGAACGGACAAAAGGCCGATGGTCTCCGACCTTCGCGAAAGTGGATCCATCGAACAGGATGCCGACATGGTCATCTTGTTGCATCGAGAGGATGCATACGAAAAGGAATCGCCGCGTGCCGGTGAGGCCGACCTGATCGTCGCCAAGCACCGCAACGGTCCCACGGCGACGATCACTGTGGCCTTCCAGGGCCACTACTCCCGCTTCGTGGACATGGCCCAGAGCTGA
- a CDS encoding dihydrofolate reductase family protein, which translates to MRKLIYGMNLTLDGYIAAAGDDIGWSGPPSDELFQWWLDHEQASGLALYGRKLWQTMSSYWPTGDQQPDATPAEIAFARNWRDTPKVVFSSTIDKVDWNTRLVTGDAIAEITRLKAEDGGPMNIGGATLAGAAMRAGLIDEYAIATHPVLVGSGTPFFTALDSWVNLNLVETRTLPGGVLLTRYETRR; encoded by the coding sequence ATGCGGAAACTGATCTACGGCATGAACCTGACCCTGGACGGCTACATCGCCGCGGCCGGCGACGACATCGGCTGGAGCGGACCGCCGAGCGACGAGCTGTTCCAGTGGTGGCTGGACCACGAGCAGGCGAGTGGCCTGGCGCTGTACGGGCGCAAGCTGTGGCAGACGATGAGCTCCTACTGGCCGACCGGCGACCAGCAGCCCGACGCCACCCCGGCGGAGATCGCGTTCGCGCGGAACTGGCGGGACACGCCGAAGGTGGTGTTCTCCTCGACGATCGACAAGGTCGACTGGAACACCCGCCTGGTCACCGGCGACGCGATCGCCGAGATCACCCGGCTCAAGGCCGAGGACGGCGGCCCGATGAACATCGGCGGCGCAACGCTCGCCGGGGCGGCCATGCGCGCCGGGCTGATCGACGAGTACGCGATCGCCACCCACCCGGTCCTGGTGGGCAGCGGCACGCCGTTCTTCACCGCGCTGGACAGCTGGGTGAACCTGAACCTGGTCGAGACCCGGACGCTTCCCGGCGGCGTGCTCCTGACCAGGTACGAGACGCGGCGCTGA
- a CDS encoding class I SAM-dependent methyltransferase: protein MVELDSLHATRDAYDAVAARYAQQFTDSLRDRPLERALLAAFAESVRAGGEGEVADLGCGPGHVTAHLRGLGLPAFGVDASPAMIGLAREANPGLRFEVGSMAALDIADGVLGGVLSRYSIIHTPPQDLPSVVAEIARVLAPGGQLLISCFSTDDPAIPSQSFDHSVVTAYRWSPDHLAGLLRDVGVREVARVLCRPKPTDKRQFQELQLLAAKNQPVLREAACATLVFTPDTHERKAEPCGN, encoded by the coding sequence ATGGTCGAACTCGACTCCCTCCACGCCACCCGCGACGCCTATGACGCCGTCGCCGCACGCTACGCGCAGCAGTTCACCGACAGCCTGCGCGACCGACCGCTGGAGCGGGCTCTGCTCGCTGCGTTCGCCGAGTCCGTGCGTGCGGGTGGTGAGGGCGAGGTCGCAGATCTGGGGTGCGGGCCGGGGCATGTCACCGCCCATCTGCGCGGGTTGGGGCTGCCTGCCTTCGGCGTCGACGCCTCGCCCGCAATGATCGGGCTGGCCCGGGAGGCCAACCCGGGTCTGCGATTCGAGGTGGGCTCGATGGCAGCGCTGGACATCGCGGACGGTGTCCTGGGCGGGGTGCTCTCGCGGTACTCGATCATCCACACCCCGCCGCAGGACCTGCCGTCCGTGGTCGCAGAGATTGCCCGGGTCCTGGCCCCCGGCGGCCAGTTGCTGATCAGCTGCTTCTCGACCGACGACCCTGCCATCCCGTCGCAGTCCTTCGACCACTCGGTGGTGACGGCCTACCGTTGGTCGCCCGACCACCTGGCCGGGCTGCTGCGCGACGTCGGCGTACGCGAGGTCGCCCGGGTTCTGTGCCGGCCGAAGCCCACCGACAAGCGGCAGTTCCAGGAGCTGCAACTGCTGGCTGCCAAGAACCAGCCAGTGCTCCGAGAAGCAGCCTGCGCCACGCTGGTCTTTACGCCGGACACCCACGAACGGAAGGCTGAGCCATGCGGAAACTGA
- a CDS encoding SDR family NAD(P)-dependent oxidoreductase produces the protein MTTTLITGANKGLGYEAARQLIAAGHTVYIGSRDPERGRRAAEQLGARLVVIDITDDASVAAAAKTIEADGGLDVLVNNAGVEERAEDNGIISAADLTADLMRSTFDTNVFGTVRVTHAFLPLLQRSAAPVIVNLSSGLASLTRVTTTDTPTYAYPGVAYPASKAAVNMVTVQYAKAFPTMRINAVEPGFTKTDLNGNTGTQTVEQGAEIIVRMARLTPDGPTGTYTDAKGPLPW, from the coding sequence ATGACCACGACACTGATCACCGGAGCGAACAAGGGGCTCGGCTACGAGGCCGCCCGTCAACTCATCGCCGCAGGCCACACCGTGTACATCGGCAGCCGGGACCCGGAGCGCGGCCGTCGCGCCGCCGAGCAGCTGGGCGCGCGGCTGGTCGTCATCGACATCACCGACGACGCCTCGGTCGCCGCCGCGGCGAAGACCATCGAGGCCGACGGCGGCCTGGACGTGCTGGTCAACAACGCCGGCGTGGAGGAGCGGGCCGAGGACAACGGCATCATCAGCGCCGCTGACCTCACCGCCGACCTGATGCGGAGCACATTCGACACCAATGTCTTCGGCACGGTACGCGTCACCCACGCGTTCCTCCCGCTGCTGCAGCGCTCCGCCGCCCCCGTCATCGTCAACCTCAGCAGCGGCCTGGCCTCGCTCACCCGGGTCACCACCACCGACACCCCGACCTACGCCTACCCCGGCGTCGCCTACCCGGCCTCCAAGGCCGCCGTCAACATGGTCACCGTGCAGTACGCCAAGGCGTTCCCGACCATGCGCATCAACGCCGTCGAGCCCGGCTTCACCAAGACGGACCTCAACGGCAACACCGGCACCCAGACCGTCGAACAGGGCGCCGAGATCATCGTCCGCATGGCCCGGCTCACCCCGGACGGCCCCACCGGCACCTACACCGACGCCAAGGGCCCACTGCCCTGGTAA
- a CDS encoding helix-turn-helix transcriptional regulator — protein sequence MATTEFGRTVRRWRDRVPPEAAGLPAGGHRRAAGLRREELALLAGISVDYVTRLEQGRAANPSEQVVEALGRALRLNGEEREHLFRVAGLVAPGRGTVPAYITPSVQRMLDRLTGTPVAVSDAAWTLLLANPLYTALMGERHGKERNGAWRNFLGSGSRVRHTPESRRALETAVVSDLRATASRYPADPRLRRLIADLRGNSERFAELWDSGAVGHQEASRKTIDHPQVGSLTLDCDVLSVAGSDLRIMVYTAEPGTEDAERLALLAVIGTQALVKVAGEGLG from the coding sequence ATGGCGACCACGGAGTTCGGGCGGACGGTGCGGCGCTGGCGTGACCGGGTCCCGCCGGAGGCGGCCGGGCTGCCGGCCGGCGGCCATCGGCGCGCGGCCGGGCTGCGCCGCGAGGAGCTGGCGCTGCTGGCCGGGATCTCGGTCGACTATGTCACCCGCCTCGAACAGGGCCGGGCGGCCAACCCGTCGGAGCAGGTGGTCGAAGCGCTGGGGCGGGCGCTGCGACTGAACGGGGAAGAGCGTGAGCATCTGTTCCGGGTCGCCGGGCTGGTCGCGCCGGGCCGGGGCACGGTGCCCGCGTACATCACGCCCAGCGTGCAGAGGATGCTGGACCGGCTGACCGGGACGCCGGTCGCGGTCTCCGACGCGGCGTGGACGCTGTTGCTGGCCAACCCGCTCTACACCGCGTTGATGGGTGAACGGCACGGCAAGGAGCGCAACGGGGCGTGGCGGAACTTCCTCGGCTCGGGCAGCCGGGTCCGCCACACCCCCGAGTCCCGGCGGGCGTTGGAGACCGCGGTCGTCTCCGATCTGCGGGCGACGGCGAGCCGCTACCCGGCGGACCCGCGGCTGCGGCGTCTGATCGCCGATCTGCGCGGAAACAGCGAGCGGTTCGCTGAGCTGTGGGACTCCGGCGCGGTGGGACACCAGGAGGCCTCGCGCAAGACCATCGACCACCCGCAGGTGGGATCGCTGACGCTGGACTGCGACGTGCTCAGCGTCGCGGGCAGCGATCTGCGGATCATGGTCTACACGGCCGAACCCGGCACCGAGGACGCCGAACGGCTGGCGCTGCTGGCGGTGATCGGCACGCAGGCACTGGTGAAAGTCGCCGGCGAGGGCCTCGGGTGA
- a CDS encoding NADP-dependent oxidoreductase, with protein MSDQTLPTNAKAVSFGAYGEPDELRLTDEAVPQPGPGQVLLRVAAAAVNPLDWKIRRGFMQGVFPVNFPHVLGLEAAGTVVATGPGVDSWQIGDEVFGSAVAAYAEYALAEAATLAARPADLPVATAAALPVAAETSVRALGLLNLKPGETLLIHGAAGAVGTMAVQFAVADGIRVIGTAGERDQEALRELGATPVRYGDGVIDRVREAADGEPVTAVLHASGAGVLADSVALVGGPERVITIADPQEAGPLGVAFTSGGSADTATEGLARALALHAAGTLSAPVRATFPLADAAAAHRLGEQGGGRGKIVLLP; from the coding sequence ATGTCCGACCAGACCCTCCCCACCAACGCCAAGGCCGTCTCCTTCGGCGCGTACGGCGAACCCGACGAACTGCGGCTCACCGACGAGGCCGTCCCACAGCCAGGCCCCGGGCAGGTCCTGCTCCGCGTCGCCGCCGCGGCCGTCAACCCGCTCGACTGGAAGATCCGACGCGGATTCATGCAGGGGGTCTTCCCGGTGAACTTCCCGCATGTCCTGGGCCTGGAGGCGGCCGGAACGGTGGTCGCCACCGGTCCCGGCGTCGACTCCTGGCAGATCGGCGACGAGGTGTTCGGTTCGGCCGTGGCCGCCTACGCCGAGTACGCCCTCGCGGAGGCCGCCACCCTGGCCGCCCGGCCCGCCGACCTCCCGGTGGCGACCGCAGCGGCACTTCCGGTCGCCGCCGAAACGTCGGTACGGGCACTGGGGCTGCTGAACCTGAAGCCGGGGGAGACCCTGCTGATCCACGGCGCCGCCGGTGCGGTCGGCACCATGGCCGTCCAGTTCGCGGTCGCGGACGGCATCCGGGTGATCGGCACGGCGGGGGAGCGGGACCAGGAGGCGCTGCGCGAGCTGGGCGCCACCCCGGTGCGCTACGGGGACGGGGTGATCGACCGGGTCCGCGAGGCAGCGGACGGCGAGCCGGTGACCGCGGTGCTGCACGCCAGCGGCGCCGGGGTCCTGGCGGACTCCGTGGCGCTGGTGGGCGGCCCCGAACGGGTCATCACCATCGCCGACCCCCAGGAGGCGGGCCCGCTCGGAGTCGCCTTCACCAGCGGCGGCAGCGCCGACACCGCCACCGAGGGCCTGGCCCGGGCGCTCGCCCTGCACGCGGCGGGCACCCTGTCCGCCCCGGTCCGCGCCACCTTCCCGCTGGCGGACGCCGCCGCCGCCCACCGGCTCGGCGAGCAGGGCGGCGGCCGCGGAAAGATCGTCCTGCTGCCCTGA
- a CDS encoding AraC family transcriptional regulator: MYQERAAAAVPGAVLWTRSTGPDGERFRVLPDGCMDLLWMGGVLAVAGPDTVAHLGESGAGDSITGLRFAPGTAASVLGVPAWELRDRRVALDGLWPDRVVRELTERLAAAADPAAELEAVAVPRLRGAELDRVRAGVLDGLRRGVRVAALADELGLSERQLRRRCLELFGYGPKVLDRVLRLDRALAAARSGAPFARVAADAGYADQPHLAREVRALAGVPLGELLGVGSVDQDDSGAKRSVGLPSGSRTTA; encoded by the coding sequence ATGTACCAGGAGCGGGCGGCGGCCGCGGTGCCCGGCGCGGTGCTGTGGACGCGCAGTACCGGGCCGGACGGCGAGCGGTTCAGGGTGCTCCCCGACGGCTGTATGGACCTGCTCTGGATGGGCGGGGTGCTGGCGGTCGCGGGGCCGGACACCGTGGCGCATCTGGGGGAGAGCGGGGCCGGGGACAGCATCACCGGTCTGCGGTTCGCTCCGGGGACGGCGGCATCGGTGCTCGGCGTGCCGGCCTGGGAGCTGCGGGACCGCAGGGTCGCCCTGGACGGACTCTGGCCGGACCGGGTGGTCCGGGAGCTGACGGAGCGGCTGGCGGCCGCGGCGGATCCGGCCGCTGAACTGGAGGCCGTCGCGGTGCCGCGACTGCGCGGGGCCGAGCTGGACCGGGTCCGCGCCGGGGTGCTGGACGGCCTGCGGCGCGGGGTGCGGGTGGCCGCACTGGCGGACGAGTTGGGGTTGAGCGAGCGACAGTTGCGGCGGCGCTGCCTGGAGTTGTTCGGCTACGGGCCCAAGGTGCTGGACCGGGTGCTGCGGCTGGACCGGGCGCTGGCCGCGGCGCGGAGCGGTGCGCCGTTCGCGCGGGTCGCGGCGGACGCGGGCTACGCCGACCAGCCGCATCTGGCCCGTGAGGTGCGGGCGCTGGCCGGCGTGCCGCTGGGGGAGCTGCTCGGGGTGGGTTCGGTGGATCAGGACGACAGTGGGGCGAAGAGGTCGGTGGGGTTGCCGTCCGGATCGAGGACGACGGCGTAG
- a CDS encoding VOC family protein, giving the protein MTPRLDLISIVTADMAAALDFYRRLGLGIPAGAEGEPHVEAVLPGGFRVAWDTVETVRSVDPGWTPPQGGHRSALAFRCDDPAEVDKVYAELTAAGHRSHREPWDAFWGQRYAVVLDPDGNPTDLFAPLSS; this is encoded by the coding sequence CATGGCGGCCGCGCTCGACTTCTACCGGCGCCTCGGTCTCGGCATCCCTGCCGGGGCCGAGGGTGAGCCGCATGTCGAAGCCGTGCTGCCCGGCGGATTCCGGGTCGCCTGGGACACCGTCGAGACCGTGCGGAGCGTCGACCCCGGATGGACGCCGCCGCAGGGCGGTCATCGCAGCGCGCTCGCCTTCCGCTGCGACGACCCCGCCGAGGTCGACAAGGTGTACGCGGAGCTCACCGCGGCCGGCCACCGCTCGCACCGGGAGCCCTGGGACGCCTTCTGGGGGCAGCGCTACGCCGTCGTCCTCGATCCGGACGGCAACCCCACCGACCTCTTCGCCCCACTGTCGTCCTGA